acccagatcccccggttctgaggatatactttatatggggttattgcatattttggggtccctgtgatatgttttataaaactgtatttctctgtctgtgataattatatttcccattgtgttcagtaatcatatcacaggcagaggggaggattttgtgtgggagtgtctgagtgtattataagtattgattggttgttctgtaaaaccctgtgggcagtactatgtttgtggattgggaataaaagtggctgtatgtgccagtacagttagtactgctttgacctcaaaacgaagtgttgtctcgttattgggggaattggattgtatgctgattgccaggagtgtaagctgattgaatgattttcctgttcagctgtttacagcattcatatgcttgagagcattcgtatgcttttacggttcggtggttgtggtgtctgctgcagtgcttggagtcctcaggaagtgctaggagcatccttcaatggaggtatcCAGCCGGGGTGCCCGTCAATCCGTTACACActctttcatttattttgcattacATGCAGGCACTAGCTATCGTTTACTCATCCACTCCCAACAGAGGGGCTGCATGAGAAAGAGTACAACCTAAAATAGTATAgcagcaaaaacaaaataaattgaattaaaaacctttattaagacTATAACATAGAGCCACTATATCTAACTAGGGGTCCTAAATAGGAAAGACAGTGTCTGAATGCCAGGTAGAGGGTAGCCCTATAGGACAGATGAGAGGCACAAAAGTAACTCCACTCTGGTTAGATATCCTGCTAATATACAGGTACTGACAAAGGGTAGATGGGGACACAAGGGAATTGTCTGCATTTCACTCAGAAATAATGAAATTGCTCATCCAGCGGTAATTGTAGATAAAGAGCTGAGTATACGAAGAGCAGAATTACTCCAAtacaaatattgaaataaaagcaaaaagaaaaaatgctagAAAATCAATAATACCCCACAAAAATACTCTGTCCCTAATACCTCAGCACCGTACTAGGCTAGTGCCTACCTAAACCATGGACCCTGCAGAGATAACTCAAAGAAAAGGTGAAGTGCTACCTAACGTAAAAATAAGTGCATAATTAGAAATAGTAAAAGAGCCTGACGTTCGTTTCGGTATGATACAACGCCGTCGTCGTGGGCAAAGTAGTCTGTCTAATCCAGAAGTCTGTTTGAATACCATATAAACAATTAGCCATAACAGAATCAGCTGGTCAGGAGGTGGTGCACAAAGATGTCTCATTCAATCCCCTTACTTGGAGTGTAGTCAGACCTCACAGGGAGGTGTATAATCAATGAGGTGGGGAAGACCGCCAATAGGCAATCACCACCTGTGGCTAGCATGGCTGTAGGCCAATTCGGCGATATTTGTTCACTTACCCATTACAGGAAAGCAGCATCCATTCACCCATATCGAACTGGCTGCACAGGAGACGTCAGTATGCAGCGTCATAGGTCTGACCCAACGTGGGACGTGGGCAGCATCCGTGACGTGCGCAGAGTGGGTGTGTTCAATAGTACTGGGATGGGACATCCCATCCTCAAGCACCGCCCACATGCGATCGCTGCAAACCAACATACATAGCGAGCAGTTACCATAATATTTTATACCCTTGTTTATACCACAATGAAAAGAAAGTTATATTATGTCCTAGTTAGCTGTAAAGAATGTTTAATACCATTACTTGAAAAGTCCTGCAGTAAATGGCATTTCTGCCATGTCATAATTATAAGGCAGGCATAAGACGAATACATGATGGGTGAATGCATTATGGATGAATAGTACCAACGTGGGTTGACCCATTAGAAGGTACCTCCCACATGTAATCATAAGCATAGCTATAAGTTGAGTATCTATaataaatgttacattgtatcatCAGTTGGTTACACAAGTAAATGCTGTGACTTAAATCATGCTACAATCAAGCTCACTTCTGTGTGACCGTAATCCAAAGAATATCACATCaaaaagaaaagttgcgtatggcTAATGAATCGATACATCAGTGATAACATTAAAAGTAATGAAATGATAAGGTCCCTTGGTAGTCAAGTGACAGGTCTGCAGCAACAAGCACATAACTAATGCCCAGTGTGTCTGATCCATGGTTTATAATTCATATATTCAACCAGGCATGTGTCTCACAATTGGTTTACCATAAGTAGAAGTCTAAATTAAAGTGGTATAAAGAGCCACTGAAGAATACATGAACTACTATGTCACAAGTAGTCAGTCATCATTAAACATATTTAGATGAGAGCAAAATTAGTGATTAAAGACACTAATTAAAAAGTGCAAGTAACTAAAAAGGTTAAACAAGGTTTAGACAACATTGTTGTATAGCATACTAGCTTACAATAAAAAGCCACATAGTCACAGAATCAGTCCCTGTATCATATGAAGAGGGAGTAAGAAAACCCTTTATTTAATCGCTGTGGCGATAGTGTTTTTGACCTATAGATCCAAAACGCCTCTCTCTGAGAAAGTTTAATGTACCAACCCCCTTTACGCGTTGGTTGAGGTACATGTTCCAGACCCATAAATCTTATACCAGCTTAGGAGTGGTCATGATGTTGATGTAGATGCCTGGAGATTGGGGTTTCCAGACGTCTCCATATTGAATTAACGTGTTCCTGGATTCTGTATTTAAATAGGTTAAATGTCTTACCCACATACATCAGGCCACAAGAACAGGTGAGTAGATAGACTATTCCAACGGTGCAACAATTAAAGTAAGAGTGTGATCTAAACATTTCCGTATTGGTGCTACTGGAGTAGGTCTTATAATGTTTGTTGATAAATGGACATGCACTACAATGACCACATTGGTAGGTGCCCGCTGGTAAGTAGTTTTTAGGGTGACCTGAGGTGGCACTAGTGGGGAGATGACTGGGTAACAAAAGGTCTCTCAAATTTCTCCCTCTGCGTGCCGTAATAGATGGATGAAGTGTCACGACATCCTTAAGGTGTCAATCTCATGCTAGTATGGGCCAAAACGTTTTGAAGATACCCATCATCGTTTCCCAACCTGCATCAAAGGTGCCAATGCACCATATGATGCTACCTttggattttttgttgttttcatcGATTAgatgttggcgataatattatttttagtttCCATCATTCATGCAGTCCAATGTGTGACTGACTTATTTTCCACGTTGTCAGTACATATATTTGCTGTAAGCTGTTAAAGCAATTAGAGAGAGCCATGTGGCTTCTTCACACTGACAAAGACATTTGTCCCTTTATTAACAAAACATAATAAAGGAATAAAAATGTTATGTGACCCTAAAATACTAAGTAGCGTATGGATAGACatccttcggcacttcagatgttgcgGACTAAATCCCcactaatgctttgccagcatcatggcTGTAGGAGCCTTATGGGAGATTTAGTGCACATCCTCTGGAATGCCGAAGGGATCCTATCCCTGAAGTAAGGGCTTGATGATAGGTCTCAACCTATTTCTATTAGGTGATCCACAGCAGAGACCAAAACAATGTGCTGCTCTCCCATGTGAcactaaaacacaaaaataaaactataCACGCCAAGTATGTTATtctcaaattatatatatttttaatatgtttttatatttatcaccACAGAGGAATTTTATATATTGGTAATATAAACAGACTGCTTTTCtcttagaattaaatgtttacaaaattaaaatatgctTTGTTTGTATATCTGCAATTCATGAATTCCCTACATGTTATTTAGTtactcttacagggttattcccaaatgtgagaattcaaagtgaatggatttcaaatgtaaggccaaagtaaccAATCTGGATTCACAGCTAGCGTCCACTTGGGGGACAATTCATAGTCTACATTGCCTGTTGTGGAGGTACATttcatatgttttgtttttttgttgttgttggtttgtttgttttgtacacTATAACTATTCTTAACATTTAAAGTTGATCTATCTTAATTGTAATTATTATCATagtaaatatattttcagaaacTGCCTGAGGGTGTgggttttaggtttttttttattcattaaactccaaacagtagtgaaaacaaatattactaGCTAAATTTAGGAAattcaattctaaaatatttgaaaagctgAGAATCCAACATTTACTTTcgtaatacaaaatacaaatacaccacCGGGTTTGCAGAAGACAaagaaaaatgatttattttaaaagaattGTAGATTCAGTTACAATAAAGTTGTAATTTCAATACAGTCCAAAAGTTCCCACAAAACTTAAATCCAAACAATAAATATATCATTATTAATTCATTAttctttttggcatttatatagcgcccacgtaatccgcagcgctttacaatatcagtAAAATACTAGTTTACAAAAAATATGCAGCAGATCCACATTGTCTTATCATTATAATTTGATGAAACAGTTACACAAATGCTTTCAGTAGTTGGAAATTAAAATGTTCTTTCCTTTAATATTTGCTAGGCAAACCACTCAACACCATCCTTCGATAAAGCTGCATATAGTCATTGTAAATATTGTATTGATATACAAGCTGTAGATGAGTTCTATTTTTTTCAGGAACAATATGACACAAACAGTCTCCAATAATTCAGAACAATATCAGTTTTACTTGTACACATAGCTAATATATTTTGTGTTGGATTTTCACTTGCATTAGTCAGTATCAGTTTAGGAATGGAAAGGGAATTAAAGAAAGACAAAAAAGGCAGATTGCTAATTCCAGAGAAGTGGATTTCATAATGATTCAATTCATGTTATTCTTTATCTAGAGAGGCATCAAGAGCTTATTGAGAAGCACATGGCCATTACTTGCACTTGTTGTCATGGGATGCTAGAACAGAGCAGACATGGAAAAATTAGATTGGCACATGGACTTTATTACATCTTTTATTTTTGAGTTGATTAAATCTTAAGAaagtaatagaaacatagaaacatagaaacatagaatgtgacggcagataagaaccattcggcccatctagtctgcccaattttctaaatactttcattagtccctggccttatcttatagctaggatagccttatgcctatcccacgcatgcttaaactccttcactgtgttaacctctaccttttcaactggaaggctattccatgcatccattacgctctcagtaaagtaatacttccggatattatttttaaacctttgcccctctaatttaagactagttcctcttgttgtggtagtttgtcttcttttaaatatagtctcctcctttactgtgttgattccctttatactGTATAACAGTTGGTTCAATAAGCAAGGTTTAGAAATATCAAATATCATTGCGATACATAGCTAAGCATTTTCGttgcaaatgtaattttttttattgtgatgtaTATTACTCACCTCCAGAACTGGTATGATTGGAAATACTGCGAAAAGAATTAGAGATGCTTAGAAGAACTGATATGAAAGAGGTGTGTATTATATTTGTTATCAAAAATACGCAATTACCTTAGGTGAAATTAACTGTAATTGTATGTAGAGCAGCACATATTGTTTTGCCTTAACATCAACATTCTTCGGTACTTAGTACTTCATACTTCGTAATATGCATTCAGGATTACTAATAAACTAATTAATAACGCTTTAACTAGTAAAAAAAATCCCTCTAAAAAAAGGTGCATCCAGAAACTGGATGCCCAGCTATGGCAGACATATAATCCCAATGACACACTGTCAACCTTACAATTAGTAAAGCAACATGTGATCTGTGGTTATGTAACAGGTGGGGATCTCTGTTTTGGCCACTTCTGATTTAGTATGTTGCACTTCCCTTCGTCTTCTTACTAATCTACTATGTAAACTACACTCATCATCTCTGCTTTATTTACATCCTTACCACCGACTTCCGGGATTCTTCCCAGTTGCACATCTTCTTCCTTCTAAACCCTAATATTAAAACAAACTATCTAATCAGCCACCTCATTTATAATTttatgtaccccaaaacccatcTATGCACAGATACCCTCTGTGAAACCccattttgtaatttatttatgaccaATAATTATCTCCTCCTTAGTTGTCTCCCTCAGTCAATCTCAtccattcaattaatatatacatttaacgttCTATTAGATAATTCATTGCAAATAGTCTAGTGTTTATTGTTCTCACTCATGACTGTATACTCATTAATGTAGGTAAGTGCCCCATATATTGGTGTTAGACATGAATATTAAGATATATCAATAGCCAGGTTTTGTCAACCTTTCCATCATAGATGTAAAATGATGACTACACTTAAACCagcattattttgtttttcttctccttttttgATCTGAATACTTAACAACTAAATTTGACAAAAACTTGCAATACGCACTGAATGTCATGTCCATCCAGCAGATGTCTATAGGTGTTGATTTCCATCTCTAGATGGGTCTTCTGGTCCATGAGAACTTGGTATTCATGATTCTGTTGTTCTAGGTCAGATCGGATCTGTGTCAGCTGACCTTCAATGTTATCAATCATGCATTGTAACTGGGAAAGCTGGGAACCAAACGTTGCCTCCGTCTCTGATAAGGTGCCCTCCAGAGCTGATTTCTGCCAATGATGACATAGCAATATTACTTAACTAAATAGGTATATGATCCTTTATTCAGGGATTTCTTTATTACATCATATTATTGTACTATTGTTTAATATAGTTAAAGGTTCGAAACATTCCCAGAAAGATTGAGAGATTCAGTGcaaagacattaaagggacactatagtcacctgaacaacttcagcttaatgaggttgttcatgtgagaactatagctccctgcagcctttctcagggagaaaatacagtgtttacattgaaagctaggaacacctccagttgcagtcactcagagtgaaccagagggacttcggagttgatggaggcataatatgcctccatccactcagatctgcggtcagcagagcacagagcagcactgtgcacagcatcctgtgattcagtatctcatcactctgcatgcagacactggactttcctcatagagattaattgagtcaattcatctctatgaggagatgctgattggccagggctgtttgaatcatgctggctctgcccctgatctgcctctttgtcagtctcagccaatcctacggggaagcactgtgattggatcaggctaccacatgtcagcagactgcttgtttatcTGAGTCTAAcaacatgcagatttacagcttcaggcttgaatacagtaagatttttactatatttatggaggcataaggggctcaggggggctagatggtggtgttaacactataggatcaggaatacttgtttgtgttcctgaccctatagtgatcctttaaataactCTTAAAATTGAGAGTTAACATTCAACAtgcctttaatattttatatatgtatgagaTATAATTTCCTATACAGCAATGGAAACATTTCTCGGGAAAGCATCCAGCATACACTAGAAGGTCGTCATCGAAAACACAATCAAACCACACTGTATGTAGTCAACCTCCAAAAATAGCAGGACTTATTAATTATCCTATTATAATAGGATTCTCCAGAATTATTACTAATATAAAATGCACATCATGTAAAAGACATAAGCGCAGTCACTATTAGTGGCACAACATGAGGACATCCAAAAATGGATGATGGTAATCTTTCTTAAGCTAATTACTGACACAATTGACTTTGTAGTCAATAAAGCATTAttagaacaaataaaaacagcaagTGCGGAATATAGTCATggttttgctttaaccccttaaggacacatgacatgtgtgacatgtcatgattcccttttattccagaagtttggtccttaaggggttaaatatgtttacatattttaattcATGCTGACATACCATACTTAGTTGGCTCTGCAACTCAATCTCCAGGGTCTGTAAAGACCGCTTTGAATCAATGATATCATTATTAACTGACTGCAATTGTACGGCTCCTAGAGACATCTCACGGTCCAGTTCTGCActctgcaagaaaaaaaatatttcatgtaAAAACAGTAATACTGTTCTTACCAATCTGTAATGGGTCTATAGTCTCCATGATATTTTGGTTAGAATTACCCTTGCCAAGAACATGCCCTCGACTTCCCTGAGGTTCCTCTCCATCATGTTTTCATATTCTTCTCTGAGCTCAGATAGAGCTCTGTTCAGGTCGATGGATGGAGCAGCATTCATTTCTACGTTGACTCTGGTTCCAAGCTGAGCACGCAGACCATCCACTTCCTTTGAAAAAGACAAAGGACTAGGGTAAGACGTGAAAGGAAAATTTTAAAGTAATTTATAAAGAAAAGTTGTATTGGAGCCCTTAGTAACCTTTCAACATTTTACCCTTAGGTTTGAATGTGTAAACAAACACCCACGATGTATGAAAGAAAGAGATCCCCAAAACTGTTCACATTTATTAATTAATGGAAAAAATGTAACTGGACATTTGTAATAAAAATGTAGCCCTGTATCGTACAAAGTAACCACTGGTAAAAGTACCAAGGATTCTCTAGGCTGCAGTGGCAAGAAACTTTTGAGGCCTGGCTAGTAGCTTACGACTTGACATTTAAAGTCCTGTAATTATTCCAAATGCATCTTTGTTCTCAGTagtgttttaataaattataataataagccATCTACATCTTTCCATTTTACCCCTGAATGGTTGTTCCTCATCTGGAAAAGTTCTTGCTGGAGACTTTGGACTCCTCCGGATAAGGTTTGCACTTCATTGTTAATTTGTTGTAAGACTCTTCTCAAGGAACCAGTATCTCCATCCACATTGTTCCTTGTGTTTATCTCCATCTCACACCTaaattgataataataataaaacagcaCACCATATTATATAATCAATTCTGAGAATAGGCATGGAAATCAACTCTTTATCACTTTTCAATTTAACGCTGgttgaaagtatttttttctgtatgGAATAACATGACAAAAACGCAGCTTGATGATAACTACGGCAATGCCATGTGCAGTTAGTAAAGGATTGTGTAAAggtatttacaatatattttattatgattACACGGAATGCAGCAATATACAGAAATAGTTATGGATAAATTATAATGCCTTGATAATCCTAAATTAGACAATAGTCTACCATAAAGGTCAGCACTATCTTCTAACCTATGGTCGTAACTCGGTCTGTTTTACAAAgtgaatatttaataaaaacaaagacacagacatcaaCAGAAAATCCACCCATGAAGTTATGGCTTCTAACAGTTAAAACCGTACTAGACAAAACTAATGCTTACAATCAAACATAATAGACACCTTAATAGAACACATAAGAAAGTTTACAGCTACTGCACTAACTTTCCTCAACCGAAAATTTTAGTAAGAACATTACTAAAGCAGTTACTTCAGTGCTAGTAGACCTCATCGTTGACTCGAGAGAattttcattaaactgaagttaTGTATAATTCTATGCTGAATGTTTTGCTGTAACAATATAAAAACTGGTTTGTTTGTGAGAAATTAAAGctttttagatttttgtttttttaatattgtgttttttaattattaatttaataccaaCCACCATACTTGATgaatttatgtttatattta
Above is a genomic segment from Pelobates fuscus isolate aPelFus1 chromosome 6, aPelFus1.pri, whole genome shotgun sequence containing:
- the LOC134614938 gene encoding keratin, type I cytoskeletal 19-like, which translates into the protein MKHQGSYSSSGSLMVGHSSRGHCSSGSISSFHHGSSNTLHHKSFSCSNTGGSYKSSSHLGGNTKLSISSSAGLAHGGGSGHGGLTSHLKSSNNHAHNLLRINEKDTMKALNERLASYLDKVHSLEQENAELERKICEWYANNAPSSLPDSSEYYRTIQELQNQISSATINSGRIVLQIDSAQQASDDFRNRCEMEINTRNNVDGDTGSLRRVLQQINNEVQTLSGGVQSLQQELFQMRNNHSGEVDGLRAQLGTRVNVEMNAAPSIDLNRALSELREEYENMMERNLREVEGMFLARSAELDREMSLGAVQLQSVNNDIIDSKRSLQTLEIELQSQLSMKSALEGTLSETEATFGSQLSQLQCMIDNIEGQLTQIRSDLEQQNHEYQVLMDQKTHLEMEINTYRHLLDGHDIHISNHTSSGASHDNKCK